GTGATTGACCGTCCTACGTACCAGGTCGCTGTATTCACCGTTCGATTCATACAAAATAGATCTTGGCTACCTCTCCCCTCTTAGCTCACCCGGTGATTCGCAAGCGCGTCGTCATCATAGGGGGCGGGTTTGGAGGAATGACGGCTGCGCGTTTCCTGGATGATGTCAACGTCGTCCTGATCGACCGTACGAACCACCACGTCTTCCAACCGTTGCTCTACCAGATGGCCACCGCCGCGTTGTCGCCCAGCGACATTGCCTGGCCGCTTCGCACTCTCTTCCGCTCGCAACCGAATGTTCTGGTGGTCCTGGATGACGTGGTATCCGTCGACCGAACCGCCAGAGTTGTCCGCCTCCGAGACAGCGCTCCGATTGAATTTGACGCACTCGTCGTGGCCCCAGGATCGCGACATGCCTATTTCGGACATGCCGAGTGGGAAGCCCTGGCGCCGGGGCTCAAAACCATCGGTGATGCCGTCCATTTACGTGAACGGATGCTGTTCGCGTTTGAAGTCGCAGAACGACAACGGGCCGAGACCGGCACACAGGATCGTCTCACGTTTGTCATTGTTGGGGGAGGACCTACTGGGGTCGAGTTCGCCGGTTCACTCGTAGAAATTGGAAGAAAGGCCATGGGACCAGATTACCCTCACCTGCACTTGGAGGATCTCTCGATTGTCCTCCTGGAGGCCGGCCCACGTGTGCTACCGGGCTTCGATCCGAAGCTGTCTGCAAAAGCGCTGAACACTCTCGAGCACATGGGCGTTACAGTCAAACTGAACACCCCAGTCACTG
The nucleotide sequence above comes from Nitrospira sp.. Encoded proteins:
- a CDS encoding NAD(P)/FAD-dependent oxidoreductase, with the translated sequence MRKRVVIIGGGFGGMTAARFLDDVNVVLIDRTNHHVFQPLLYQMATAALSPSDIAWPLRTLFRSQPNVLVVLDDVVSVDRTARVVRLRDSAPIEFDALVVAPGSRHAYFGHAEWEALAPGLKTIGDAVHLRERMLFAFEVAERQRAETGTQDRLTFVIVGGGPTGVEFAGSLVEIGRKAMGPDYPHLHLEDLSIVLLEAGPRVLPGFDPKLSAKALNTLEHMGVTVKLNTPVTAVHSDGVMVGREWVPSPHVIWAAGNKASPLLNTLAAPQDPCGRVKVQPDLTIPDDPWICVIGDAAHCLDGDEKPLQGIAPVAIKEGQYVPEQRPPFTYTDRGMLATIGRGQAVAQIGLFRASGFWAWTFWCMVHIFFLIGSRNRIRVMSEWTWYYLTFKPGARLLGEQPGTQSAVSSTDHAPEPTEEKRRPRRRAA